In Prochlorococcus marinus CUG1435, the genomic window TTATTAGATTTTTTATGATTTCTAAATTTGAATTATTGTTGTCGGTAAGGATAGCTTTATTAGGGTGAATAATTTTGAAAATGAGTTCTAAATTATCAATGCCTTTAATAGAATTTAGATCCAAATCTAATCTGTAAAAGTATTTTTTAAAAAAAATGAAGTTTTTTTGAGTAGTATTAATTTCTATATTTGTTGATTCTCCCGCTAACTCTCCAGCTGTATTTTGGGTAATTTTAAGAACTTGCTTTGTATCCTCTAAATTGAGATTTTTATGTTTCAAAGAAAAGGTTGATTCGTCTTGTTCAATTTCTGCGTCAGGAAAAATATCTTTCATCTTCTCTTCAAATTTTAATTGCCAAGGAAATTTCTTTATGTATTTACTCTCTATCACTAAATTATTAGTTATTGAATCAAGTTCACTAAGATCAAGGGTATCCTCAATTTTTACGCAGCCACTTAAAAGTGGAATTAATAATAATAGTATTAAAAAAATGATCAGTGAAAAGCCTTTCTGAAAGGGTTTTGTTTCACCAGTTGGTGTGTCAGTTACATTAATAAATTTTTTTTTCTTCAATACTTCTCTTTTTTTGCGCAGTGAGTTAAGAGATTTTTTATTTAGTGATGGGTCGCTTTCAAACTGTACGTTCCAATTTTCTGGCTTTTTAATGTCAGGAGAGTCTATAACTTCCATCAAATATTTTGCATTTTCTCTCGTCTTATTATCGTAAGATTTTAGAAGTTCTTTACAAAACCTTTTAGCCTCATCCCTTTTATTGATACCACATAGAGCAGTAATTAAGATTGTTCTTAAATTTACTCCCTCTTTGCTTGATAAAGGAAATGATTCGATTATGGACAAAAGAAATTCAATGCAATAGTGATATTCACCTTTAGCTAAAGCAAGTTCTACTTTTTCTAAAACTTGCTCATAAGTTTTCATGGGTTAGGCGACTATCATTGTACCTATTCCTGAATTTGTAAAAATCTCAAGAAGTAATGAATGTTCTATCCGTCCATCAATTATGTGAGCTGCTTTGACTCCTTGGGCTAAAGCTCTTATACAGCATTCTGTCTTTGGAATCATACCTTCAGTCACAATTTTTTTATCAATAAAATCTCTTGCCTCTTTGAGATTAGTTTTTTCAACAAGACTATTTTTGTTATCTTTTTCTTTTAAAATACCTTGAGTATCAGTAAGAAGAATAAGTTTTTCTGCATTTATTGCAGCAGCAATTTCTCCAGCAACAAAATCTGCATTAATGTTATGGGAAATACCCTCCAAGGTTGATCCAATGCTAGAAATAATTGGGATGTATCCTTTAGAAATAAGAGGATCTAATATTTCAGGATTGATTTTTGTAACCTCTCCCACTAACCCATGGCTACCATCTCCTAGTTCTCTAGATTGAATTAAGTTGCCATCAAGACCTGATATTCCCACAGCTAAGGATCCAGTTTTATTAATCCCTTTTACAATTTGTTTGTTAACTCTACCCATTAGAACCATCTCGACAATTTCCATTGTTTTTTGGTCAGTAATTCTTAATCCATTTTCGAATTTTGGAGATATTTCTAATTTCTTTAGCCAATTATTAATCTCTGGTCCACCTCCATGAATTACTATCGGACAAACCCCAACTGTTGATAAAAGTGCAATGTCTCTAAAAAAAGCATTTTTTAAATTATCATTCTCCATAACAGAACCACCATACTTGATAACAATTTTTCTACCTGAGAAACTTTGTATATATGGAAGTGCTTCGCTTAATATTGATACTCTTTGAGAATCATTCATTATTAAAATTCATTAAAACTTGATTGAATTGAGAAATTAGGTTTTTACAAATATATCCCTATATTCAATAAAAGAGAATAAAATCAAATTCTTTTTTATTATCGTCGATAATAAATTCTGATTCAAGACCTTTGACGAAAAACCTATTTAATCTTTCTTGTTTTTCAATCCATTTGTCTAGAGGGACAGCGTTTAACTCGAAACGCATTCTGAGACCATTTTTTTCTTCCTTTGTAATTTCTTCTATTTCTTTTAATTGAGGGGGGTTATCCTCGTCCCACAAATTTAAAGATTCTAATGACGATTCAAGATGAGCTTTTATCCCATACCTCCATCTTGTAACATCTTTAACTAATGCTGTTAGTTCTTTTGGTCTATTAAATTTATTTGTCGCAAAATTTGTCTTGTCAAATAACTTTACAGGAGGTATTTCGGAAGTCTTTAAGCCTAAGCCAATTAGGA contains:
- a CDS encoding DUF3153 domain-containing protein — protein: MKTYEQVLEKVELALAKGEYHYCIEFLLSIIESFPLSSKEGVNLRTILITALCGINKRDEAKRFCKELLKSYDNKTRENAKYLMEVIDSPDIKKPENWNVQFESDPSLNKKSLNSLRKKREVLKKKKFINVTDTPTGETKPFQKGFSLIIFLILLLLIPLLSGCVKIEDTLDLSELDSITNNLVIESKYIKKFPWQLKFEEKMKDIFPDAEIEQDESTFSLKHKNLNLEDTKQVLKITQNTAGELAGESTNIEINTTQKNFIFFKKYFYRLDLDLNSIKGIDNLELIFKIIHPNKAILTDNNNSNLEIIKNLIIWDLTQGQINSLEFSFWSSNKLLIGISIILIIIILAYLLRFYRFKLGSDLPQLPSK
- the argB gene encoding acetylglutamate kinase, translated to MNDSQRVSILSEALPYIQSFSGRKIVIKYGGSVMENDNLKNAFFRDIALLSTVGVCPIVIHGGGPEINNWLKKLEISPKFENGLRITDQKTMEIVEMVLMGRVNKQIVKGINKTGSLAVGISGLDGNLIQSRELGDGSHGLVGEVTKINPEILDPLISKGYIPIISSIGSTLEGISHNINADFVAGEIAAAINAEKLILLTDTQGILKEKDNKNSLVEKTNLKEARDFIDKKIVTEGMIPKTECCIRALAQGVKAAHIIDGRIEHSLLLEIFTNSGIGTMIVA
- a CDS encoding DUF2854 domain-containing protein, which translates into the protein MKKYLSPGNLIVTAGGILAFVGMTAYFTDSVNLSVPTFFYGVPIFLIGLGLKTSEIPPVKLFDKTNFATNKFNRPKELTALVKDVTRWRYGIKAHLESSLESLNLWDEDNPPQLKEIEEITKEEKNGLRMRFELNAVPLDKWIEKQERLNRFFVKGLESEFIIDDNKKEFDFILFY